The following proteins are co-located in the Pan troglodytes isolate AG18354 chromosome 5, NHGRI_mPanTro3-v2.0_pri, whole genome shotgun sequence genome:
- the RNF8 gene encoding E3 ubiquitin-protein ligase RNF8 isoform X9, whose protein sequence is MISRNHCVLKQNPEGQWTIMDNKSLNGVWLNRARLEPLRVYSIQQGDYIQLGVPLENKENAEYEYEVTEEDWETIYPCLSPKNDQMIEKNKELRTKRKFSLDELAGPGAEGPSNLKSKINKVSCESGQSVKSQGKGEVASTPSDNLDPKLTALEPSKTTGAPIYPGFPKVTEVHHEQKASNSSASQRSLQMFKVTMSRILRLKIQMQEKHEAVMNVKKQTQKGNSKKVVQMEQELQDLQSQLCAEQAQQQARVEQLEKTFQEEEQHLQGLEIAQGEEDLKQQLAQALQEHWALMEELNRSKKDFEAIIQAKNKELEQTKEEKEKVQAQKEEVLSHMNDVLENELQCIICSEYFIEAVTLNCAHSFCSYCINEWMKRKIECPICRKDIKSKTYSLVLDNCINKMVNNLSSEVKERRIVLIRERKAKRLF, encoded by the exons ATGATTTCTCGAAACCACTGTGTTTTGAAGCAGAATCCTGAGGGCCAATGGACAATTATGGACAACAAG AGTCTAAATGGTGTTTGGCTGAACAGAGCACGTCTGGAACCTTTAAGGGTCTATTCCATTCAGCAGGGAGACTACATCCAACTTGGAGTGCCTCTGGAAAATAAGGAGAATGCGGAGTATGAATATGAAGTTACTGAAGAAGACTGGGAGACAATATATCCTTGTCTTTCCCCAAAGAATGAccaaatgatagaaaaaaataaggaattgaGAACTAAAAGGAAATTCAGTTTGGATGAATTAGCAGGTCCTGGAGCTGAAGGCCCCTcaaatttgaaatccaaaataaataaagtgtcttGTGAATCTGGTCAGTCAGTGAAATCACAGGGGAAAGGTGAAGTGGCCAGTACACCCTCTGACAATTTGGATCCTAAGTTGACTGCCCTTGAGCCAAGTAAGACCACAGGGGCTCCCATTTACCCTGGCTTCCCCAAAGTCACAGAGGTTCATCATGAGCAGAAAGCCTCAAACTCTTCAGCATCTCAGAGAAGCTTACAGATGTTTAAGGTGACCATGTCCAGGATTCTGAGGCTGAAAATACAGATGCAGGAAAAACATGAAGCCGTTATGAATGTGAAAAAGCAGACCCAAAAGGGGAACTCAAAGAAAGTTGTGCAAATGGAGCAGGAACTGCAGGACTTACAGTCCCAGCTGTGTGCAGAGCAGGCTCAGCAGCAGGCAAGAGTGGAGCAACTAGAGAAGACTTTCCAGGAAGAGGAACAGCATCTTCAG ggtttGGAGATAGCGCAAGGAGAAGAGGACCTGAAGCAACAGCTGGCCCAGGCTCTGCAGGAG CATTGGGCTCTAATGGAAGAGCTAAATCGCAGCAAGAAGGACTTTGAAGCAATCATTCAAGCCAAGAACAAAGAATTAGAGCAGACCAAG gaagagaaggagaaggtgcAAGCACAGAAGGAAGAAGTTCTTAGCCACATGAATGATGTGCTAGAGAATGAGCTCCAATGTATTATTTGTTCAGAATACTTCATTGAG GCTGTCACCTTGAACTGTGCCCACAGTTTCTGCTCGTACTGTATCAATGAATGGATGAAGCGGAAGATAGAATGCCCCATTTGTCGGAAAGACATTAAGTCTAAAACATACTCTTTGGTTCTGGACAATTGCATTAATAAGATGGTAAATAATCTGAGCTCAGAAGTGAAAGAACGACGAATTGTTCTCATTAGGGAACGAAAAG
- the RNF8 gene encoding E3 ubiquitin-protein ligase RNF8 isoform X5 yields the protein MISRNHCVLKQNPEGQWTIMDNKSLNGVWLNRARLEPLRVYSIQQGDYIQLGVPLENKENAEYEYEVTEEDWETIYPCLSPKNDQMIEKNKELRTKRKFSLDELAGPGAEGPSNLKSKINKVSCESGQSVKSQGKGEVASTPSDNLDPKLTALEPSKTTGAPIYPGFPKVTEVHHEQKASNSSASQRSLQMFKVTMSRILRLKIQMQEKHEAVMNVKKQTQKGNSKKVVQMEQELQDLQSQLCAEQAQQQARVEQLEKTFQEEEQHLQGLEIAQGEEDLKQQLAQALQEHWALMEELNRSKKDFEAIIQAKNKELEQTKVGLCVLQEEKEKVQAQKEEVLSHMNDVLENELQCIICSEYFIEAVTLNCAHSFCSYCINEWMKRKIECPICRKDIKSKTYSLVLDNCINKMVNNLSSEVKERRIVLIRERKAKRLF from the exons ATGATTTCTCGAAACCACTGTGTTTTGAAGCAGAATCCTGAGGGCCAATGGACAATTATGGACAACAAG AGTCTAAATGGTGTTTGGCTGAACAGAGCACGTCTGGAACCTTTAAGGGTCTATTCCATTCAGCAGGGAGACTACATCCAACTTGGAGTGCCTCTGGAAAATAAGGAGAATGCGGAGTATGAATATGAAGTTACTGAAGAAGACTGGGAGACAATATATCCTTGTCTTTCCCCAAAGAATGAccaaatgatagaaaaaaataaggaattgaGAACTAAAAGGAAATTCAGTTTGGATGAATTAGCAGGTCCTGGAGCTGAAGGCCCCTcaaatttgaaatccaaaataaataaagtgtcttGTGAATCTGGTCAGTCAGTGAAATCACAGGGGAAAGGTGAAGTGGCCAGTACACCCTCTGACAATTTGGATCCTAAGTTGACTGCCCTTGAGCCAAGTAAGACCACAGGGGCTCCCATTTACCCTGGCTTCCCCAAAGTCACAGAGGTTCATCATGAGCAGAAAGCCTCAAACTCTTCAGCATCTCAGAGAAGCTTACAGATGTTTAAGGTGACCATGTCCAGGATTCTGAGGCTGAAAATACAGATGCAGGAAAAACATGAAGCCGTTATGAATGTGAAAAAGCAGACCCAAAAGGGGAACTCAAAGAAAGTTGTGCAAATGGAGCAGGAACTGCAGGACTTACAGTCCCAGCTGTGTGCAGAGCAGGCTCAGCAGCAGGCAAGAGTGGAGCAACTAGAGAAGACTTTCCAGGAAGAGGAACAGCATCTTCAG ggtttGGAGATAGCGCAAGGAGAAGAGGACCTGAAGCAACAGCTGGCCCAGGCTCTGCAGGAG CATTGGGCTCTAATGGAAGAGCTAAATCGCAGCAAGAAGGACTTTGAAGCAATCATTCAAGCCAAGAACAAAGAATTAGAGCAGACCAAG GTAGGATTGTGTGTCTtgcaggaagagaaggagaaggtgcAAGCACAGAAGGAAGAAGTTCTTAGCCACATGAATGATGTGCTAGAGAATGAGCTCCAATGTATTATTTGTTCAGAATACTTCATTGAG GCTGTCACCTTGAACTGTGCCCACAGTTTCTGCTCGTACTGTATCAATGAATGGATGAAGCGGAAGATAGAATGCCCCATTTGTCGGAAAGACATTAAGTCTAAAACATACTCTTTGGTTCTGGACAATTGCATTAATAAGATGGTAAATAATCTGAGCTCAGAAGTGAAAGAACGACGAATTGTTCTCATTAGGGAACGAAAAG
- the RNF8 gene encoding E3 ubiquitin-protein ligase RNF8 isoform X8: MKLISSFFHFPQSLNGVWLNRARLEPLRVYSIQQGDYIQLGVPLENKENAEYEYEVTEEDWETIYPCLSPKNDQMIEKNKELRTKRKFSLDELAGPGAEGPSNLKSKINKVSCESGQSVKSQGKGEVASTPSDNLDPKLTALEPSKTTGAPIYPGFPKVTEVHHEQKASNSSASQRSLQMFKVTMSRILRLKIQMQEKHEAVMNVKKQTQKGNSKKVVQMEQELQDLQSQLCAEQAQQQARVEQLEKTFQEEEQHLQGLEIAQGEEDLKQQLAQALQEHWALMEELNRSKKDFEAIIQAKNKELEQTKEEKEKVQAQKEEVLSHMNDVLENELQCIICSEYFIEAVTLNCAHSFCSYCINEWMKRKIECPICRKDIKSKTYSLVLDNCINKMVNNLSSEVKERRIVLIRERKAKRLF, encoded by the exons ATGaagcttatttcttctttctttcactttcccCAGAGTCTAAATGGTGTTTGGCTGAACAGAGCACGTCTGGAACCTTTAAGGGTCTATTCCATTCAGCAGGGAGACTACATCCAACTTGGAGTGCCTCTGGAAAATAAGGAGAATGCGGAGTATGAATATGAAGTTACTGAAGAAGACTGGGAGACAATATATCCTTGTCTTTCCCCAAAGAATGAccaaatgatagaaaaaaataaggaattgaGAACTAAAAGGAAATTCAGTTTGGATGAATTAGCAGGTCCTGGAGCTGAAGGCCCCTcaaatttgaaatccaaaataaataaagtgtcttGTGAATCTGGTCAGTCAGTGAAATCACAGGGGAAAGGTGAAGTGGCCAGTACACCCTCTGACAATTTGGATCCTAAGTTGACTGCCCTTGAGCCAAGTAAGACCACAGGGGCTCCCATTTACCCTGGCTTCCCCAAAGTCACAGAGGTTCATCATGAGCAGAAAGCCTCAAACTCTTCAGCATCTCAGAGAAGCTTACAGATGTTTAAGGTGACCATGTCCAGGATTCTGAGGCTGAAAATACAGATGCAGGAAAAACATGAAGCCGTTATGAATGTGAAAAAGCAGACCCAAAAGGGGAACTCAAAGAAAGTTGTGCAAATGGAGCAGGAACTGCAGGACTTACAGTCCCAGCTGTGTGCAGAGCAGGCTCAGCAGCAGGCAAGAGTGGAGCAACTAGAGAAGACTTTCCAGGAAGAGGAACAGCATCTTCAG ggtttGGAGATAGCGCAAGGAGAAGAGGACCTGAAGCAACAGCTGGCCCAGGCTCTGCAGGAG CATTGGGCTCTAATGGAAGAGCTAAATCGCAGCAAGAAGGACTTTGAAGCAATCATTCAAGCCAAGAACAAAGAATTAGAGCAGACCAAG gaagagaaggagaaggtgcAAGCACAGAAGGAAGAAGTTCTTAGCCACATGAATGATGTGCTAGAGAATGAGCTCCAATGTATTATTTGTTCAGAATACTTCATTGAG GCTGTCACCTTGAACTGTGCCCACAGTTTCTGCTCGTACTGTATCAATGAATGGATGAAGCGGAAGATAGAATGCCCCATTTGTCGGAAAGACATTAAGTCTAAAACATACTCTTTGGTTCTGGACAATTGCATTAATAAGATGGTAAATAATCTGAGCTCAGAAGTGAAAGAACGACGAATTGTTCTCATTAGGGAACGAAAAG
- the RNF8 gene encoding E3 ubiquitin-protein ligase RNF8 isoform X6: MKLISSFFHFPQSLNGVWLNRARLEPLRVYSIQQGDYIQLGVPLENKENAEYEYEVTEEDWETIYPCLSPKNDQMIEKNKELRTKRKFSLDELAGPGAEGPSNLKSKINKVSCESGQSVKSQGKGEVASTPSDNLDPKLTALEPSKTTGAPIYPGFPKVTEVHHEQKASNSSASQRSLQMFKVTMSRILRLKIQMQEKHEAVMNVKKQTQKGNSKKVVQMEQELQDLQSQLCAEQAQQQARVEQLEKTFQEEEQHLQGLEIAQGEEDLKQQLAQALQEHWALMEELNRSKKDFEAIIQAKNKELEQTKVGLCVLQEEKEKVQAQKEEVLSHMNDVLENELQCIICSEYFIEAVTLNCAHSFCSYCINEWMKRKIECPICRKDIKSKTYSLVLDNCINKMVNNLSSEVKERRIVLIRERKAKRLF; the protein is encoded by the exons ATGaagcttatttcttctttctttcactttcccCAGAGTCTAAATGGTGTTTGGCTGAACAGAGCACGTCTGGAACCTTTAAGGGTCTATTCCATTCAGCAGGGAGACTACATCCAACTTGGAGTGCCTCTGGAAAATAAGGAGAATGCGGAGTATGAATATGAAGTTACTGAAGAAGACTGGGAGACAATATATCCTTGTCTTTCCCCAAAGAATGAccaaatgatagaaaaaaataaggaattgaGAACTAAAAGGAAATTCAGTTTGGATGAATTAGCAGGTCCTGGAGCTGAAGGCCCCTcaaatttgaaatccaaaataaataaagtgtcttGTGAATCTGGTCAGTCAGTGAAATCACAGGGGAAAGGTGAAGTGGCCAGTACACCCTCTGACAATTTGGATCCTAAGTTGACTGCCCTTGAGCCAAGTAAGACCACAGGGGCTCCCATTTACCCTGGCTTCCCCAAAGTCACAGAGGTTCATCATGAGCAGAAAGCCTCAAACTCTTCAGCATCTCAGAGAAGCTTACAGATGTTTAAGGTGACCATGTCCAGGATTCTGAGGCTGAAAATACAGATGCAGGAAAAACATGAAGCCGTTATGAATGTGAAAAAGCAGACCCAAAAGGGGAACTCAAAGAAAGTTGTGCAAATGGAGCAGGAACTGCAGGACTTACAGTCCCAGCTGTGTGCAGAGCAGGCTCAGCAGCAGGCAAGAGTGGAGCAACTAGAGAAGACTTTCCAGGAAGAGGAACAGCATCTTCAG ggtttGGAGATAGCGCAAGGAGAAGAGGACCTGAAGCAACAGCTGGCCCAGGCTCTGCAGGAG CATTGGGCTCTAATGGAAGAGCTAAATCGCAGCAAGAAGGACTTTGAAGCAATCATTCAAGCCAAGAACAAAGAATTAGAGCAGACCAAG GTAGGATTGTGTGTCTtgcaggaagagaaggagaaggtgcAAGCACAGAAGGAAGAAGTTCTTAGCCACATGAATGATGTGCTAGAGAATGAGCTCCAATGTATTATTTGTTCAGAATACTTCATTGAG GCTGTCACCTTGAACTGTGCCCACAGTTTCTGCTCGTACTGTATCAATGAATGGATGAAGCGGAAGATAGAATGCCCCATTTGTCGGAAAGACATTAAGTCTAAAACATACTCTTTGGTTCTGGACAATTGCATTAATAAGATGGTAAATAATCTGAGCTCAGAAGTGAAAGAACGACGAATTGTTCTCATTAGGGAACGAAAAG